The DNA sequence CGTCAGGTATTGGCGCTCGCTGCAAGTGGGCTCGCGAGTTCCGAGACTGGTTGGTAGCGCCGAATTTCGAGGGACGGAAGCCGTCGGCAAGCGCAACGGCGCGAGTTTCGCCGCTTGCTTCTGGTCTGCCGAGCGGCGGCAAAGTGATGTTTACAACGGGACAGGGCCTGCTAGCGTTGTTAGATGCCGCTGACGCAAAACCGTAGCATCCGACCGCGAGCACGCTCGCCGACTCTGGAGACTCGAAAGGAGGAAGGATCATGGCTTCACGTCTACCTCTGCTGACGATTGAGAACATCCTCCGCAACTACCTGTATCCCTTCCGCTGTGACTGCCATGCTCAGGAAGACAGCCGTGTCACCGTCCGGCTCTATGAAGAGCACGTGGACGGCGAAGAGCTCACCGTTTTCGGCATCACCGATGATCAGTGCCGCGACGCTGCGAATCTGGTGCGGCTGGCTCAGGAACTGCGCTTCGAGCTGTACGCCACACGAGGCGGCCTGATGACCGCCTCGCTTTCCGACAAAGTCGCCGAGCAGTAGCCGAATGTCGCGCGGCTACTCAGCGCCTTGTCAGCGTTTCGCCTCAACGTTGGGGGTCTGCGCGCGGGTCAGATAGGCCTGGGTCAGCTCGGCAAGGTGACTGCGCATCCATTCGGCCATCGCCACTTCTTCAGCCAGAATGCGTGTGCAGATCTCGGCGGTCTGGGTATCGCCAATGGTCTCGGCGGCCGCGATCAGAATCTCGTAGGACGCGATTTCCAGATTCTCGAAGACGTAGCCCATCTGAGCGCCTTTGACGATTTCGTCATTGACCATCATGCCGCCCATGGCTTGCCCCATGGCCATCATCTTGCCGCCCAGATCCTTGAGGCCCGAATAGGACTTGTCGTAGCGCTGTAGGCAGCTTTCGATCAGCTTGGCCTGGTTCTGAGTCTCGGTAATGTGTTGCTCGATCCTCGCTTTCAACTGGGGATAGTGCTCGATGCGGCTGGCCTGTTTGCTGAGCATGGACTCGGCCTGAGCCTCCATCGCGTGAGCATCGCGCAGCCATTCGATCAAACGTTCGACGCGGACGTCGTTTCCGGTTTGTGCACTTTGCATGTCGCTTCTCCCATGGGTTGGA is a window from the Pseudomonas sp. MTM4 genome containing:
- a CDS encoding DUF1652 domain-containing protein — translated: MASRLPLLTIENILRNYLYPFRCDCHAQEDSRVTVRLYEEHVDGEELTVFGITDDQCRDAANLVRLAQELRFELYATRGGLMTASLSDKVAEQ
- a CDS encoding ferritin-like domain-containing protein — protein: MQSAQTGNDVRVERLIEWLRDAHAMEAQAESMLSKQASRIEHYPQLKARIEQHITETQNQAKLIESCLQRYDKSYSGLKDLGGKMMAMGQAMGGMMVNDEIVKGAQMGYVFENLEIASYEILIAAAETIGDTQTAEICTRILAEEVAMAEWMRSHLAELTQAYLTRAQTPNVEAKR